In Methanocaldococcus lauensis, a single genomic region encodes these proteins:
- the cdhC gene encoding CO dehydrogenase/CO-methylating acetyl-CoA synthase complex subunit beta, producing the protein MFDDIPVSVGPMNEGERVRSPDMYVELAGPKSYGFELVKVVENAEDKVEVVGKDLDEMEEKGRYPFAIIVKVSGSNLEEDLEGVLERRVHEFINYIEGVMHLNQRDQIWIRVNKDSFNKGLRLKHIGYVIQRLFKAEFPFIEKCDVILITDAEKVKEELEKAREIYKKRDEKTKSIRDEDVDVFYGCVMCQSFAPTHVCIITPDRPALCGGINYLDARAAAKIDPNGPIFEVPKGELIDEKLGIYSGVNEVVREKSQGAIEEVSLHSALVNPCTSCGCFEAVVFYIPEVDGFGVVHRGFKGETPVGIPFSSLAGQCSGGKQVPGFLGVSIAYMMSPKFLQGDEGWERIVWLPKELKERVKEAIPKNLYDKIATEENVSNTDELIKFLKEKEHPCIKRIEVTETKVEEQEVTEISETEETEENKEVESIGIPTMTLPGTFAGLPPGIKIVLYNAVIKAEKIVITKEDFNKKKNK; encoded by the coding sequence ATGTTTGATGATATTCCAGTATCCGTAGGTCCGATGAACGAAGGGGAAAGAGTTAGAAGCCCAGATATGTATGTTGAATTAGCAGGACCAAAGAGTTATGGTTTTGAATTGGTTAAAGTTGTAGAAAATGCAGAAGATAAAGTAGAAGTTGTTGGAAAAGATTTGGATGAGATGGAAGAGAAAGGTAGATATCCTTTTGCAATAATTGTTAAAGTTAGTGGAAGTAATTTAGAGGAGGATTTAGAGGGAGTTTTAGAAAGAAGGGTTCATGAATTTATAAACTACATAGAAGGAGTTATGCACCTAAACCAAAGAGACCAGATTTGGATTAGAGTTAATAAAGATTCATTTAATAAAGGTTTAAGATTAAAACATATAGGATATGTTATTCAAAGATTGTTTAAGGCAGAGTTTCCATTTATAGAAAAATGTGATGTAATATTAATAACAGATGCCGAGAAAGTTAAGGAAGAGTTAGAAAAAGCCAGAGAAATTTATAAAAAAAGAGATGAAAAAACAAAATCTATAAGAGATGAGGATGTAGATGTATTTTATGGCTGTGTAATGTGTCAGAGTTTCGCCCCAACTCATGTTTGTATTATAACCCCTGATAGGCCTGCTTTATGTGGAGGAATTAATTATTTAGACGCAAGGGCAGCGGCGAAGATAGATCCTAACGGACCAATATTTGAAGTTCCTAAGGGAGAGTTAATAGATGAAAAATTGGGGATTTATTCAGGAGTAAATGAAGTTGTTAGGGAGAAATCACAAGGAGCTATTGAGGAAGTATCTCTACATAGTGCCTTAGTTAATCCTTGCACATCCTGTGGTTGTTTTGAAGCTGTTGTATTCTACATCCCTGAAGTTGATGGATTTGGAGTAGTCCATAGGGGATTCAAGGGAGAAACCCCAGTGGGCATTCCATTCTCATCTCTTGCAGGACAATGTAGTGGAGGTAAACAGGTTCCTGGATTTTTAGGAGTTTCTATTGCTTACATGATGTCTCCAAAGTTTTTGCAAGGAGATGAGGGATGGGAGAGAATTGTATGGCTACCAAAAGAGTTAAAGGAAAGAGTAAAAGAGGCCATACCAAAAAATTTATATGATAAAATTGCTACCGAAGAAAATGTTTCTAATACTGATGAATTAATTAAATTCTTAAAAGAGAAAGAACATCCATGTATAAAAAGAATAGAAGTTACTGAAACCAAAGTAGAAGAACAAGAAGTTACTGAAATTTCTGAAACAGAAGAGACAGAAGAGAATAAAGAAGTTGAAAGTATAGGAATTCCTACTATGACCTTACCAGGAACTTTTGCAGGACTACCACCAGGGATAAAGATAGTGTTATATAATGCTGTAATTAAGGCAGAGAAAATTGTTATTACTAAGGAAGATTTTAACAAGAAAAAAAATAAATAA
- a CDS encoding DUF2098 domain-containing protein yields the protein MSEIEAISKDNINIKVGDYVVYVNTGTKGRVVDIRKDEEGNIWVLLDNNLMYRPHLLRVIEKYKITERKEDIEDVVKEIEKEELETEKLSDMDFGDACGAG from the coding sequence ATGTCAGAAATTGAGGCAATTAGTAAAGATAATATAAATATTAAGGTTGGAGATTATGTCGTATATGTAAATACAGGAACTAAAGGAAGAGTTGTAGATATAAGAAAAGATGAAGAAGGAAATATTTGGGTTTTGTTAGATAATAACTTAATGTATAGACCTCATTTATTAAGAGTTATTGAAAAATATAAAATTACTGAAAGAAAAGAAGATATTGAAGATGTTGTGAAAGAAATTGAAAAAGAAGAATTAGAAACTGAAAAATTAAGTGATATGGATTTTGGAGATGCATGTGGTGCAGGATAA
- a CDS encoding TIGR03576 family pyridoxal phosphate-dependent enzyme, protein MLTDFEELSRIERARKIILDILKKEGREALYDLSGLSGGFLIEKEDINLLNTYIGSSYFSEKVNKYGLQHLGGDKKEDKCVAFNRTSSAILATILALKPKKVVHYLPELPGHPSIERSCKLINAEYYESSNVDDIINKIDKDCLVIITGSTMDLKVIDIEDFKKVVNISKDKGAIVFVDDASGARVRLLYNQPPALKLGADLVVTSTDKLMEGPRGGLLAGRKDLVDKIYIEGTKFGLEAQPPLMAGIYRALKSFNLERLKKAFERSKKFDLSKILALNEELKKIDKNIEIICEKTPTGFVIKRVHKDDNINIKKLVEIGFNLLEKYRIITITVAGMPGASKSIRIDLTSKDAERVSDEYIINAIVDSIKSSFYKSL, encoded by the coding sequence ATGCTTACAGATTTTGAAGAACTTTCAAGAATAGAAAGAGCAAGAAAAATTATTTTAGATATCTTAAAAAAGGAAGGTAGGGAGGCGTTATATGATTTAAGTGGGTTATCTGGTGGTTTTTTAATAGAGAAAGAAGATATAAACTTGTTAAATACTTATATTGGTTCTTCTTATTTCTCTGAAAAAGTTAATAAATATGGATTACAACACTTAGGTGGAGATAAAAAAGAGGACAAATGTGTTGCTTTTAATAGAACATCCTCTGCAATTTTAGCAACAATATTAGCATTAAAACCTAAAAAAGTTGTTCATTATCTGCCAGAACTTCCCGGACATCCTTCAATAGAGAGAAGTTGCAAACTTATTAATGCTGAGTATTATGAATCATCTAATGTTGATGATATTATAAATAAAATAGACAAAGATTGCTTAGTTATTATTACAGGCTCTACTATGGATTTAAAAGTTATAGATATTGAAGATTTTAAAAAAGTTGTTAATATTTCTAAAGATAAAGGGGCAATAGTGTTCGTTGATGATGCTTCAGGAGCAAGAGTTAGATTACTATATAATCAACCTCCTGCATTAAAATTGGGAGCAGATTTAGTAGTAACAAGCACAGATAAACTTATGGAGGGTCCAAGAGGAGGATTATTGGCAGGGAGAAAAGATTTAGTAGATAAGATATATATTGAAGGAACAAAATTTGGTTTAGAGGCTCAACCCCCATTAATGGCAGGAATATATAGAGCTTTAAAAAGCTTTAATTTAGAAAGATTAAAAAAAGCATTTGAGAGAAGTAAGAAATTTGATTTATCTAAAATTTTAGCATTAAATGAAGAACTTAAAAAAATTGACAAAAATATTGAAATTATATGCGAAAAAACTCCAACAGGATTTGTAATAAAAAGAGTGCATAAAGATGATAATATAAATATTAAAAAACTTGTAGAAATTGGATTTAACTTATTGGAGAAGTATAGAATTATAACCATTACCGTAGCAGGAATGCCAGGAGCTAGTAAGAGTATAAGGATTGATTTAACATCAAAAGATGCTGAAAGAGTTAGTGATGAATATATAATAAACGCAATAGTGGATTCAATAAAATCTTCTTTTTATAAATCCTTATAA
- a CDS encoding DUF128 domain-containing protein, translated as MADLDRKLIEILDILSKSKEPVGAKIIAKELNKRGYKIGERAVRYHLKLLDSMKLTKKVGYAGRVITEKGLEELEKANILYRLGSIYSNILEKMISANYRFGYVVVNRFHVYADFNDVLNIIKSVYESGLSVGDRVGIMDREKYAEITTLCSLNFDNILLQNGIFPLHECGGIVKYEDGKPVEFKEVIKYVSTSVDPLSVFIETKKTDVMGIIENGEGYLPANFRVFGVEFLERFKSILEKDELKCVISYGTDNVLGLDVGDDKVGVALIGGLTPIAPFVENNYYVELYPMSSTVRLESLHKFKKIPREIVNKKSNVRIKTVVSKMFNAMAKVSYDVDEKDGDVIVNTSYIDKKYLDEALDLLKEGYKKGLGISDRLGIVEEKDKVKIQTICAVTLDGIFLRYSIPVIPRYGGILEIVEDKKRFIDIIGYDGSSLDPHEVFFNRVDCETIFLAGFREVHRVARDKLEIVLDKLKWNGIDAVGEPNNELYGINVNKDMCGIVTIGGINPLVLLKENEIPMTLKAMDEVVRYSQLISYKDL; from the coding sequence ATGGCAGATCTTGATAGAAAACTAATTGAAATTTTAGATATTTTATCCAAATCAAAAGAGCCTGTAGGAGCTAAAATTATAGCCAAAGAACTTAATAAAAGAGGATATAAAATAGGGGAGAGGGCAGTTAGGTATCATTTAAAATTATTAGATAGTATGAAATTAACAAAAAAAGTAGGCTATGCTGGTAGAGTTATAACAGAGAAAGGATTAGAAGAATTGGAAAAGGCAAATATACTTTATAGATTGGGTAGTATTTACTCAAATATATTAGAAAAGATGATCTCTGCAAATTATAGATTTGGATATGTTGTAGTGAATAGATTCCATGTATATGCTGATTTTAATGATGTTTTGAATATAATAAAAAGTGTTTATGAATCTGGACTATCTGTTGGGGATAGAGTAGGTATTATGGATAGAGAGAAATATGCTGAAATTACTACTCTATGTTCTTTAAATTTTGACAATATTCTATTACAAAATGGAATATTTCCACTTCACGAGTGTGGTGGAATTGTTAAGTATGAAGATGGAAAGCCAGTTGAGTTTAAAGAGGTTATAAAATATGTTTCCACATCAGTAGATCCTTTAAGTGTCTTTATTGAAACGAAAAAAACAGATGTTATGGGTATTATAGAAAATGGAGAAGGTTATCTACCAGCAAATTTTAGAGTATTTGGAGTTGAATTCTTAGAGAGATTTAAAAGTATCTTAGAAAAGGATGAGTTAAAGTGTGTAATTAGTTATGGAACTGACAATGTTTTAGGATTAGATGTTGGAGATGATAAGGTTGGAGTTGCTTTAATTGGTGGTTTAACTCCAATAGCTCCTTTTGTTGAAAATAACTACTATGTAGAACTATATCCAATGTCTTCAACTGTTAGGTTAGAATCTCTCCACAAATTTAAGAAGATTCCAAGAGAAATAGTAAATAAAAAGTCAAATGTTAGAATAAAGACAGTAGTTTCTAAAATGTTCAATGCAATGGCTAAGGTTTCTTATGATGTAGATGAGAAAGATGGAGATGTTATAGTTAATACATCATATATTGATAAAAAGTATCTTGATGAAGCGTTAGATTTATTAAAGGAGGGTTATAAAAAGGGCTTGGGAATCTCTGACAGATTGGGAATAGTTGAAGAAAAAGATAAAGTAAAGATTCAAACGATATGTGCAGTAACCTTAGATGGTATATTTTTAAGATATTCAATTCCTGTAATTCCAAGATATGGAGGAATTTTAGAGATTGTTGAAGATAAAAAGAGATTTATTGATATAATTGGGTATGATGGTTCATCATTAGATCCACATGAAGTTTTCTTTAACAGAGTTGATTGTGAAACCATATTTTTAGCAGGTTTTAGAGAAGTTCATAGAGTAGCGAGAGATAAATTAGAGATTGTTTTAGATAAATTAAAATGGAATGGTATTGATGCTGTGGGAGAACCAAATAATGAGCTTTATGGAATCAATGTAAATAAAGATATGTGTGGTATAGTAACAATTGGAGGAATAAATCCATTAGTTTTATTGAAAGAGAATGAAATACCTATGACTTTAAAAGCTATGGATGAAGTTGTTAGATATTCTCAACTCATAAGTTATAAGGATTTATAA
- the gatB gene encoding Asp-tRNA(Asn)/Glu-tRNA(Gln) amidotransferase subunit GatB yields MDDDVKMKCGLEIHVQIDTKSKLFCNCSTNYLDAEPNTNICPVCVGLPGAKPLPPNKRAIEIAIMVAKMLGCEIVTDRDIYFQRKHYDYPDLPSGYQRTSTPIGVNGEFMGIRISEVHLEEDPGQYNPSFGIVDYNRSGTPLIEIVTEPDIKSPEEAREFLKQLMTLFRYLGCLRGEGTMRADVNISIEYMGVQGNRVEVKNINSIKGVYKVLKYEIIRQKNIIKRGGVVKRETRAFLESQMITKAMRSKETAEDYRYIPDPDIQPIVISEEWVKKIEEEMPETPLAKKKRFIEEYGIDEEDAKVLVSDLDMAEMFEEVVKSLGVDKENVDLAVTWIRNELKRSLQYHKVDLYESGVKAEHIVELIKLIKDGTISQKIAKEIVDLLVINRGKKTPKQIVEELGLTVIKDEDALIKAVEEAIKNNPQAVNDYLSGKKEALNFLMGQVMRLTRGRADPKKVIELLKERLDKL; encoded by the coding sequence ATGGATGACGATGTAAAAATGAAATGTGGGTTAGAAATACACGTTCAAATTGATACAAAGTCAAAGTTATTTTGTAACTGTTCAACAAATTATTTAGATGCTGAGCCAAACACCAACATTTGTCCAGTTTGTGTTGGATTACCTGGGGCTAAACCACTACCTCCAAACAAAAGGGCAATTGAAATTGCCATAATGGTTGCAAAGATGCTTGGATGTGAGATAGTAACTGATAGAGATATTTACTTCCAGAGAAAGCATTATGACTACCCTGACTTACCTTCTGGGTATCAGAGAACATCTACACCTATAGGGGTAAATGGAGAATTTATGGGTATTAGAATATCTGAGGTTCATTTAGAAGAGGATCCAGGGCAGTATAATCCAAGTTTTGGAATTGTTGATTATAATAGAAGTGGGACTCCTTTAATAGAAATAGTTACAGAGCCAGATATAAAGAGTCCAGAAGAGGCAAGAGAGTTTTTAAAGCAATTAATGACTTTGTTTAGATACCTTGGATGCTTAAGAGGAGAAGGGACAATGAGGGCTGATGTTAATATTTCAATTGAATACATGGGCGTTCAAGGAAATAGAGTTGAAGTTAAAAACATTAACTCAATTAAAGGAGTATATAAGGTTTTAAAATATGAAATAATTAGACAAAAAAATATTATTAAGAGAGGGGGAGTTGTTAAGAGAGAAACAAGGGCTTTCTTAGAAAGTCAGATGATAACTAAGGCAATGAGGAGTAAAGAAACGGCTGAGGATTACAGATATATCCCAGATCCTGATATTCAGCCAATAGTTATTTCTGAAGAGTGGGTTAAAAAAATAGAGGAAGAGATGCCAGAAACCCCATTAGCTAAGAAGAAGAGATTTATTGAAGAATATGGTATAGATGAGGAAGATGCTAAGGTACTAGTTTCTGACTTAGATATGGCTGAGATGTTTGAGGAAGTTGTTAAATCTTTGGGTGTTGATAAAGAAAATGTTGATTTAGCAGTTACTTGGATTAGAAATGAGTTGAAAAGAAGTTTGCAGTATCACAAAGTAGATTTATACGAAAGTGGAGTTAAGGCAGAGCATATAGTTGAGTTAATAAAGTTAATTAAAGATGGAACTATTTCTCAAAAGATAGCTAAGGAAATCGTCGATTTATTGGTTATCAATAGAGGAAAAAAGACACCTAAGCAAATAGTTGAAGAACTTGGATTAACTGTGATTAAAGATGAAGATGCCTTAATAAAAGCAGTTGAAGAGGCTATTAAAAATAATCCTCAAGCAGTTAATGACTACTTAAGTGGAAAAAAAGAGGCCCTAAACTTCTTAATGGGGCAGGTTATGAGATTAACAAGAGGTAGAGCAGATCCAAAAAAAGTTATTGAGTTGTTAAAAGAAAGGTTAGATAAGTTATAG
- the ilvN gene encoding acetolactate synthase small subunit, whose amino-acid sequence MEHRHVISALVLNKPGVLQRISGLFTRRGFNISSISVGTTENPQISRVTIVVNGDDKILEQVVKQLNKLIDVIKVSELEEKKSVQRELCLIKIYAPTESAKSQIIQYTSIFRGNIVDLSPESMIVEITGSEDKINAFIELVRPLGIKEMARTGLTALARGPKVLKPKS is encoded by the coding sequence ATGGAACATAGGCATGTTATTTCCGCATTAGTTTTAAATAAGCCTGGGGTATTACAAAGAATTTCAGGGTTATTTACAAGGAGAGGGTTTAATATTTCAAGTATTTCTGTTGGAACTACTGAAAATCCTCAGATTTCAAGAGTAACTATTGTAGTTAATGGTGATGATAAAATATTAGAGCAGGTTGTTAAACAACTTAATAAGTTAATTGATGTTATTAAGGTTAGTGAGTTGGAAGAGAAAAAATCTGTTCAGAGAGAGTTATGTCTAATAAAAATATATGCACCAACAGAAAGTGCCAAATCCCAAATTATTCAATATACAAGTATATTTAGAGGAAATATTGTTGATTTAAGTCCAGAATCTATGATTGTTGAGATAACTGGTAGTGAAGATAAGATAAATGCATTTATAGAATTAGTTAGACCCTTGGGTATTAAAGAAATGGCAAGAACTGGTTTAACAGCATTGGCAAGAGGTCCTAAAGTCTTAAAACCTAAAAGTTAA
- a CDS encoding MBL fold metallo-hydrolase codes for MVLLKFHGGCQQIGMSCVEIETQERRILLDCGMSPDNNSIPQIDDKNIDAVIVSHAHLDHCGAIPFYKFKKIYCTHPTADLMYLTWKDTLNLTKSFKEEDIQYAMESIETLNYYEEKKISENIKFKFYNAGHILGSASIYLEVDGKKILYTGDINEGPSRTLLPADTDIDEIDVLIIESTYGSPLDIKPSRKTLEKQLIEEISETIENGGKVIIPVFAIGRAQEILLIINNYMRSGKLKNVPIYTDGSLIHATSVYLSYVNWLNPKVKNMIESGINPFGDVKKADEKLVFNKNEPCIIVSTSGMVQGGPILKYLKLLKDPKNKIILTGYQAEGTLGRALEEGVKEIQPFKNKIPVRGNVVKIEFSAHGDYNSLVRYIKKIPKPEKAIVMHGERYQSLSFAMTIWKTLKIPTYVPVKGTILPI; via the coding sequence ATGGTTTTATTAAAGTTTCATGGAGGTTGCCAACAGATAGGAATGAGTTGTGTAGAGATAGAAACACAAGAAAGAAGAATATTGTTAGATTGCGGAATGTCTCCAGATAATAACAGCATTCCACAAATAGATGACAAAAATATAGATGCAGTTATAGTTTCTCATGCGCATCTTGACCACTGTGGAGCTATTCCTTTTTACAAATTTAAAAAAATTTATTGCACACATCCAACGGCAGATTTAATGTACCTCACATGGAAAGATACATTAAATTTAACTAAATCATTTAAAGAGGAAGATATTCAGTATGCTATGGAAAGTATTGAGACATTAAACTATTATGAAGAAAAAAAGATAAGTGAAAATATAAAATTTAAATTTTACAATGCAGGACATATATTAGGTAGTGCGTCAATATACTTAGAAGTCGATGGAAAAAAAATTCTATATACTGGAGATATTAATGAGGGTCCTTCAAGAACTTTACTACCAGCAGATACTGACATTGATGAGATAGATGTTTTAATTATAGAGTCAACTTATGGCTCTCCATTGGATATAAAGCCATCAAGAAAAACTTTAGAAAAGCAGTTAATTGAAGAAATCTCAGAAACTATAGAAAATGGTGGAAAAGTTATTATTCCAGTGTTTGCCATTGGAAGGGCTCAAGAGATACTTTTAATAATAAACAACTATATGAGAAGCGGAAAGTTAAAAAATGTTCCTATATATACAGATGGTTCTTTAATTCACGCAACATCTGTTTATTTAAGCTATGTAAATTGGTTAAATCCAAAAGTAAAAAATATGATTGAATCTGGAATTAACCCATTTGGAGATGTAAAAAAAGCAGATGAAAAATTAGTATTTAATAAAAATGAGCCATGCATAATTGTTTCCACATCAGGAATGGTTCAGGGTGGGCCAATATTAAAATATTTAAAATTATTAAAAGACCCAAAAAATAAGATTATATTGACTGGCTATCAGGCTGAAGGGACATTAGGTAGAGCTTTAGAAGAAGGCGTTAAAGAAATTCAGCCATTTAAAAATAAAATCCCTGTAAGAGGGAATGTAGTTAAAATAGAATTCTCTGCCCATGGTGACTACAACTCATTAGTAAGATACATAAAAAAGATTCCTAAGCCAGAAAAGGCTATAGTTATGCATGGAGAAAGGTATCAGTCATTATCGTTTGCTATGACTATTTGGAAAACTTTAAAGATTCCTACATATGTCCCTGTCAAAGGAACTATTTTACCTATTTGA
- a CDS encoding roadblock/LC7 domain-containing protein — translation MGVLKGVGIYMYREREKRKTYKLIEMEIIENLKELKTYMDTENKEFSKEFDLVEIALTYDVGDIIVVNNEGLIIASTLKDAENAGAVCLGIFEYVKKFYNDIRKIILQRKDKYIYIYPIKLCGEMIYIIIESKVMLEIVDEKEILKKTCNVLKKYFSDFKTIDYPEKESYSENMLITS, via the coding sequence GTGGGAGTACTTAAAGGAGTAGGAATTTATATGTATAGAGAGCGTGAAAAAAGAAAAACATATAAACTTATTGAAATGGAAATTATTGAAAATCTTAAAGAATTAAAAACTTATATGGATACAGAAAATAAAGAATTCTCTAAAGAGTTTGATTTAGTAGAAATTGCTTTAACATATGATGTAGGGGATATTATTGTTGTTAATAACGAGGGATTAATTATTGCTTCTACATTAAAAGATGCTGAAAATGCAGGAGCAGTATGTCTTGGAATATTCGAATATGTCAAAAAATTTTACAACGATATTAGAAAAATAATATTACAAAGAAAAGATAAATATATCTATATATATCCTATAAAACTATGTGGTGAGATGATATACATTATAATAGAGTCAAAAGTTATGCTTGAAATAGTTGATGAAAAAGAAATCCTTAAAAAAACATGTAATGTACTTAAAAAATATTTCTCAGATTTTAAAACAATAGACTATCCAGAAAAGGAATCTTATAGTGAAAATATGTTAATAACAAGTTAA
- a CDS encoding DUF2226 domain-containing protein encodes MIKIVEGEYIKTLTDGNLEDLVKELDRGYILVMLKENNKLHEGYIFVEDGEIIGYYYTDNLMEEVFGTEGKVKVLELLNKENKVIEIYKYNKDKLNLMKWLCPEIFVKKDDKNKKEKSDHKEEKYIQTKITIPLGNFIAANVRDFEKYLEENKYILIYVYRKVNNNFETGYVIYYGNKPLAAAYESKNGVLFGKEACYKIGSLLNDENSVIEVYEYDEKKVNVLLEEYPNMKIDNELKEDVIEEKTDNVESISLSYEENVDISREELLKKLGISEPDDSWIEAVIEDLIKPNNEELQELKEIIEKEMIEKIKNIDGVEDIKPEINLKWENGRYLIYGDINVKRKKILGIIKKNVDPSLIKFEIDNVIKKHLAKYTSRISINIE; translated from the coding sequence ATGATAAAAATAGTAGAAGGTGAATATATAAAAACACTAACTGATGGAAATTTAGAAGATCTTGTAAAAGAGTTGGATAGAGGATATATTCTTGTTATGCTAAAAGAAAATAATAAGTTACATGAAGGTTACATTTTTGTAGAAGACGGAGAAATAATTGGTTATTACTATACTGATAATCTTATGGAGGAAGTTTTTGGAACTGAAGGAAAAGTTAAAGTTTTAGAACTTTTAAATAAAGAAAATAAAGTTATTGAAATTTATAAATATAATAAAGATAAATTAAATTTAATGAAGTGGTTATGTCCAGAAATATTTGTAAAAAAAGATGACAAAAATAAAAAAGAAAAAAGTGATCATAAGGAAGAAAAATATATACAAACAAAAATAACTATACCATTGGGTAACTTTATTGCAGCAAATGTTAGAGATTTTGAAAAATATTTGGAAGAAAATAAATATATTCTTATATATGTATACAGGAAAGTTAATAATAATTTTGAAACTGGATATGTAATATACTATGGAAATAAACCATTAGCTGCTGCGTATGAATCTAAAAATGGCGTTTTATTTGGTAAAGAAGCTTGCTATAAAATAGGATCATTATTAAATGATGAAAATTCAGTAATTGAAGTTTATGAATATGATGAGAAAAAAGTAAATGTCCTATTAGAAGAGTATCCAAATATGAAAATTGATAATGAATTAAAAGAAGATGTTATCGAAGAAAAAACTGATAATGTGGAGTCAATATCATTAAGCTATGAAGAGAATGTAGATATATCTAGAGAAGAATTACTAAAAAAATTGGGAATATCTGAGCCAGATGACAGCTGGATTGAAGCAGTAATTGAAGATTTAATAAAACCTAATAATGAAGAGCTACAAGAATTAAAAGAAATAATTGAAAAAGAAATGATTGAAAAAATTAAAAATATTGATGGAGTTGAAGATATTAAACCTGAGATAAATCTCAAATGGGAAAATGGAAGATACTTAATATATGGCGATATTAATGTGAAAAGAAAGAAAATTTTAGGAATTATTAAAAAAAATGTAGATCCTTCCCTAATTAAATTTGAAATTGATAATGTTATTAAGAAACATTTAGCAAAATATACATCTAGGATATCAATTAACATTGAGTAA
- the larB gene encoding nickel pincer cofactor biosynthesis protein LarB produces the protein MGLDLRQLLLDFKNGKISLEDVEKQIKLNYFEEIENSLKLDVNRKYRTGVPEVVYGKGKEINEIIGAVLKLAEKNGIALATKIDNIEKLSDEIRKYDLKNYHIKINKKAKTLIIKDKNYTIKKIGKVGVITAGTSDIPIAEEAKETLEVMGVEVIISYDVGIAGIHRLFPTLKRMINNEVCCIIVVAGMEGALPSIVSSLVDIPVIGVPTSTSYGIKITPLLTMLHTCSPGLAVVNIDNGFGAGVFAGLIAKIIYEKSII, from the coding sequence ATGGGTTTAGATTTAAGACAGCTACTTTTAGATTTTAAAAATGGTAAAATAAGTTTGGAAGATGTTGAAAAACAAATAAAACTTAACTATTTTGAAGAAATTGAAAACTCATTAAAGCTAGATGTTAATAGGAAGTATAGAACAGGAGTTCCAGAGGTTGTTTATGGAAAAGGCAAAGAAATTAATGAAATAATAGGGGCAGTATTAAAACTTGCTGAAAAAAATGGGATTGCATTAGCAACAAAAATAGATAATATAGAAAAACTTAGTGACGAAATTAGGAAATATGATTTAAAAAACTATCACATAAAGATTAATAAAAAGGCTAAAACATTAATAATAAAAGATAAAAACTATACTATAAAAAAAATAGGTAAGGTTGGAGTAATAACCGCTGGAACTTCTGATATTCCTATAGCTGAAGAAGCTAAAGAAACCTTAGAAGTAATGGGAGTTGAGGTAATAATATCTTATGATGTAGGCATTGCTGGAATTCATAGATTATTTCCAACATTAAAAAGAATGATTAATAATGAAGTTTGCTGTATTATAGTTGTTGCTGGAATGGAAGGGGCTCTTCCCTCTATAGTATCTTCTTTAGTAGATATTCCAGTTATTGGAGTTCCTACATCAACATCTTATGGAATAAAAATTACTCCTCTATTAACTATGCTTCACACGTGCTCTCCAGGGTTGGCAGTTGTTAATATAGACAATGGTTTTGGAGCAGGAGTTTTTGCAGGTTTAATTGCTAAAATTATTTATGAAAAATCTATAATATAA